ACCGCTTCCTTATATTCTGGATTTAATCGAGTAGCTTCACCATAAGTAATTACGACTGAATCGGAATCGCTTGAAAATCCTATAGGAATTAAAATGCCAATAATAATCAAAGCAACAAGTGCAACAAATATCATACGCAATTTTATCACCTCTTACAAATTCTTATTTAAGGTTAGTCAGTGTAGTATTTAAATGTTTCATTTTTTAGACAATAATTAATAAAATTTTAGATATGGATGAAAATTATAAAATATAATATATTAGTTTAAAAATTATTCATATTATTTAAGTTTTGAAATTAAAAAAAATAAACAAATCCCATAGGCAATAATAAATCTTAATATATGAAAAAAGTAATATTTACTTATAAAATAATCATTTCAAGAGGATTACATGAGAAAATTATTAAAACCAATGAAAAGTAGAATTCCGCAAATCCTTATTATTTTTGGACTTTTGCTGATTCAGGTGTATTGTGATTTAACATTACCTCAGTATACTGCAAATATAGTAAATATTGGAATTCAAAATACAGATATTCAATATATCCTTGATATTGGAAAAATAATGCTTTTAATGGTTGCAGTTTCAGCCTTAGCGACAGTTGGAGTATCATATTTTTCAAGTAGAGTATCATCTGGATATGCAAAAGATTTAAGGAAAATAGTATATTCAACAGTTTTAAAATTCTCAAATCATGAATTAAACAAAATATCAAGGTCTTCTTTAATAACCCGATCAACAAATGACATCAACCAACTGCAAAATGTTTTAGGAATGATTTTTACCACACTTTTATTTGCTCCCCTATTGGGAGTTGGAGGCATAATAAAAGCATTTGAACTTGAAACTGACTTATCATGGATTATTTTAGTAACATTCATAGCAATTGTTCTTCTTTTATTAATCATTGTTGTAAGAGTACTGCCTTACTTTAAAATAACTCAGGAGATTATTGATAAAATTAACAGAGTATCTAGAGAAATCCTTATTGGAATGCCTGTTATTAAAGCATATGTTAGACAAGACTATGAACAAAATAAATTTGAAAAAGTAAACAGCGACTTTTTAAATGTTAACCTTTATGTTTACCGAAATATCATGATAATGACTCCATTAATGACCTTGATCTTGAATCTAATGACTGTTTTAATATTATACTTTGGAGCATATGATGCCATAAGTGGAGGAATCCTCACAGGAGACATAATAGCATTTATCCAGTATTCAACCCAAATCGTATCTTCATTCTTAATGATTGGAGGATTTATAATAATGCTTCCAAGAATACTTGTTTCTGGAAGGCGTGTAAGTGAAGTGCTCAATACCAAAATAACAATAACTGATGGAGATAAAACAGATATTGATGACAATTCAATTATTGAATTTAAAAATGTTTCATATAAATATCCTGGAAGTGAAAAGGAAACATTGAAAGACATTAATTTTAGCTTAAAACCCGGCAAAACAACTGCAATTATCGGCGGAACCGGTAGCGGAAAATCAACAATTCTTAATTTAATACCTCGCCTGCAAGATCCAAGCTCTGGTGAAATTTTAATTAATGGAGAGAATATTAAAAATTTTAATCTAAAAACATTAAGGAATAAAATCAGTTTTACACCCCAAAAGGCAATATTATTCCAGGGAACTATCAAATCCAATATGCAGACTGGCAGGAGCAATGCAACCGACAGCGAAATTGAAAATGCACTGCATCTAGCACAAGTGGATTTTGTTAAAAGTCTCGATGAGGAAGTCTCCCAAGGAGGATCCAACTTCTCAGGCGGACAAAAACAACGCTTATCAATAGCTAGATCCATCATCGGCAAACATGACTTTTATCTGTTTGATGATTGTTTTTCTGCACTTGATATGAATACCGAACGTAAAGTAAAAGATAATCTGTCTAAATTAAAAGATTCTTCAGTTTTAATTGTTTCACAAAGAATATCAACAATTATGGATGCTGATGAGATAATTGTACTTGACAATGGCGAGATAGCAGATAGGGGAACACATAATAAATTAGCTGAAAGCTGTGACATCTATCGTGAAATTGTAAACACTCAAATTGACAGTATGGAGGTGCAACTATGAGCCCGCCTCCAATTAAAAGAAGACCTCCTGAAAAGGCGGTTGATAATAAAAAGGCAATTAAAAACATTATTGGATTGTTGGCCAATTATAAATTAAAATTAATCATAACAGTGGTTTGCGCAGTTATTTCAACATTATTCAGCATAATTGCTCCATTATTAATAGGTAAAGCAACAACAATAATATATAACGGAATTAACAATTTAATGCACCATACGGGCACTATTGATTTTTCAAGCTTGATTAACCTTTTAACCATTGCAGTAATCTTATATATTGTCAGTTCTCTATTTAGTTACATGCAAAGTTATTTTATTGTTGAAATTTCAACCAACATTAGTTATAACTTAAGAAAAAGATTAATGGAAAAAATAACTCACCTACCAATGGATAGTCTCGATGAAAACAAAAGAGGAGACATATTGTCAAGAATAACAAATGATGTAGACTCTTTACAAAATGGCATTACTCAAGCTTTCCTTCAGATGTTAACTGCAATAATTACTATTGTTGGTGTGTTTTTAATGATGTTATCCATAAATATTTGGATGACATTAGCAACAATAATACTCGTTCCAATATCATTTTTAGTAATCAGACTCATTACAAAACATTCACAAAGTTATTTTTTAAAGCAATTGGTCTTTAAAGGATCACTTAATGCTCAAATTGAAGAAACATTCACAGGCCATGATATTATACGTGCATTTAACCAGGAAGAAGAGTCAATTGAAAAATTCAACCAGGACAATGACATGTGGTTTGACCAGGAATGGAAATCTCAGTTTTATTCCAGTCTCAATGGACCTTTAATGAACTTTATCTCCAATTTTGCCTATGTCATAATAGCTATTTTAGGTGCAGTACTTGTACTTCAAAAGGCCATCGCAGTCGGAGATATTTTAGCATTCTTCCAATATGTTCAAAATTTCACAAGACCTATCCAACAAATCACAAGAGTCATGAATCTTATACAAACTGCAATGGCTGCAATTGAGCGTATTTTTGAATTTTTAGAATTTGGAGATGAGGAAAACCCATCATCAAAACAGATTAAAGAAATTAAAGAAGAAATTACCTTTGAAAACGTTAGCTTTGGATATAATCCAAATGAAACTATCATTAAAAATTTATCATTTAATGTTAAAAAAGGAGATAAAATAGCTATTGTTGGTGAAACCGGTGCCGGTAAAACAACCATTGTCAAATTATTAATGAGATTCTATGATATTGGCAAAGGCGAGATTAAAATTGATGGAGTCAATATTGAAGAATATGATAAAAATAGCTTAAGATCACTTATTGGAATGGTTCTGCAGGACTCATGGCTATTTTCAGACACTATTGAAAAAAATATCCAATATGGCAAATTAGATGCAAGTAAAGAAGAAATCATCGATGCATCCAAACAGGTCTATGCTGATAATTTTATTAAGCAGCTTCCGGATGGCTATAAAACAGAGCTAAATGAAGATTCGGACAATATATCCCATGGACAAAAACAATTGCTTACAATAGCAAGAACAATTCTCTCTAAAAAGCAAGTTTTAATTTTAGATGAAGCAACATCCAGTGTTGATACAAGAACTGAAGAATTAATTCAAAAAGCCATGGACAAGTTAATGGAAAATCGTACAAGTTTTATTATTGCTCACAGACTATCAACAATTAAAAATGCAGACAAGATAATTGTTATTGAAAATGGTGAAATTATAGAACAAGGCAGGCATGAGGAATTACTGGCTAAAAAAGGATACTACTACAATACATTAAATACTCAATCAGATGAAAATCTAATTTGAAAAAAGAAAATTAATGGTTTAAAATAATTTAAACCATATTTAGAATCTATTGTAAAACAAATCCGCCGTTTGGTGAAATAACTTGACCTGTAAGATAATCTGCTTCTAAAATATATCCTAAAGCTCCAGAATATCCTCACATCCTTTAGTCATATTAACACCTCATTTTAAGCATATTTTATTATTAATTAAGCTTTAACTATTCTTTTAAATTTAATATTGAAAATCCAAATGAAAACAAAACCGATTACAGAACCTATATTCATTCCAATGATTGCTCCTAAATAAACTCCAAATATTCCCATGTCCAAGGTTATTCCCAGAATATAAGCAAAGGCCATGCTTAAAATTAGCTCTCTTAAAATTGTCAAAGCTAATGACTTAAATCCAGAACCAACACCCTGATAAGTATAAGCCGCTGTTGCTCCCAAAGGTATTAAAAAATTATAGAACACAAGCAATTGGAGAATCTGAGCAGATCTGTCAACCAATGCAGGATTACTTGCCTGAAAGTTAAATACGTCACAAATCGGATAAGCAAAAATAAAAAAGAATGCTGAAATTATCAGTGTTATCGCTAAACTTAGCAATGTTGAGTATTTAACCGTTTCATTGAAATTTCTCCAGTTTCGAGCTCCATAAGCGATTCCTGAAACAGTGATTGTTGCAATTCCTATTGCCATGCATGGCAAAAAGGCAACTGAGATAAATCTCCAAGCTATTGTAAATGATGCAACTTCATTCACTCCAGAGGTCATGATAATCAAATAATTTAGAATTATTGCAACCAATGCAAATATAATCTCTTCTGTAGCTGCAGGAAGCGATACAACAAGTATTTCCTTATATATTTCAAGCTTGCGTTTGTAATATCTGAGCTTGAATTTGAAAAAGGTGTCTTTTTTAATATAAATCCAATAAAGCATCCAAAGATATCCTGTAAATGAAGCTAATACCGTTGCAAGTCCTGCTCCAAAAATGCCTAAGTTTAAAGCATATATTAAAATCGGATCCAGAATCATATTTAAAACAGCCGTTAAAATTAATGGGTTTGTTGCACGGCTAACATCACCTTCCCCCCTAAATATACTTGCAGTTACATTAGGTGCTAAAAATGCAATGTTCATCAAAAATATGATTTGGCCATAACTTAGACAATATGACTTAACACTTTCTGCACCTAATAACACCACCATATCCTCTAGAAAGAATATGCCTATAATTAAAACAATGACTGAAATAATAACTGTCAAAATTATTGAGTGGATGACTGCATTATTTGCATCTTCTAATTTGTCCCCACCAACATATCTTGAAATCAAAGAATTTGCACCGGCACCAATACCTGTGCCGAGACCTATAATAACCAAATATAATGGAGAAATAAAACCTAATGCAGCTAAAGCATCAGAATTAATACCTGCAACCCAAAAACTATCAATTAAATTATTGAAAAACATCAAAAGCATTGAAACTATAGTTGGAAAAGCTAATTTGTTAATTGCCCTTCTAGGATTGCCGGTTATTAAATTGATATTCTCATTTTTTTGCATAGACATATATTGGAAAACAAAATATTTAAAATATTTAAAAATTAATGAAAGTTCTTGTAGACAATACTAATGAATATGAATATGAATATGAGTCATTACCTTAAGGCATAAATATGAAAAATATACATAATATGTTGATGTGAATCTTTTGGCTCAGGCAATGCTGAATTTACAATCCTGTGGTCAAATGCATTCAAAGATGAGAAAACCTCTTAATTGGGGAAGAGAATGAAACTTTTCCATTACCATATTTATTTTCCACGGATAACCCTAATTAAAATGAACAGTAGATAACTGCTCCACCATTGCCTTTGGATAATTTTAAAAAGGAGTTTGAATTTAATTTAGTTGGAATTCCCTTTGGAACTTCCTTATCTGAGATGAATGTGCCATTAGAACTCCCTTCATCGAGAATATACCATCCGTCAGTTTTATAAAATAATTTTAAATGTGGTTTAGATACATTTGAAACAGCAGAATAGCTATTGTCTAAAAGAATTGTAAATGAAGATAATTCATTATGTCCAAAATTACCTTTTCTTCCGATTAAGATAGTTTCATCTTTATGAACTTTAAATGTTTTACCCTTATCTATTCCATTGAATATTGTTAAAACACAATGTTCGCCGTCATTATATTTCTGATTAACTTTATATAAATCAAAAAATGACAATAATTCATCTGATAAAAAGGTTATTTCCAAAAATAAATCTTTAAATGCATCTTCTTTTAAAGAATAAACTTTAACATTCCTTAAACCGATTTTATTTGGAACCTCTTTTTTAATATAAGACTCTTCAATTAAATCAGCGGCAAGAAGCTGTTTTAAATGTTGACCCAGCATTTGAGGAGTAATGTCAATATTATAATTGTTTAAAAGTATGTTATTTATTTCTCGTGAATACAATAGGTCTTTTTTAAATGAATGGTCTTCCTTAATATTTACTTTCTTGAAATCCCTTAAGATTTCCAATATTGAAAATCGAACTTCGTTATTAACTGCCGCTAATTTTACGGATATTAAATTTGAGTCCGATAAATCAACTATCATTGTTTTGATGGTTTTGATGTCTGCCATAAATAATTCCCCTTATGTATTTAATAATATTTTTTAATTAATATTTAATAATTTTGGTATTGGTTTTTTGCGATAAGTCATTTTAAAATTTATTATTCATTTAATTGCCGTTATAGTTGATTTAAATTGATTTTAAAGGTTAAACTTACAACATTTTGTTGCGTATTTCCAATATTGAATACTGCCGATTCAAATGCATTTAAAAGAAATTTTAATAATGATCAAATAGATTAGCTATTGCGGCACGGATACTGATTTGCTGTTGATTTCATATGAATATATTTCTCCATTGAAACATTAAAATAACAATTTCCAATATAAAACGAAATAGACATCAAAATCAATAGATACATCCTCATTTAACAGACCATGCCTCAGGAAATCAAAACCCACATGGCAATTGAATTTGATGTTACAAAATACCAATATAAAATCAACATTCCAGTAAAAACCTATTTGGCAGCCACCGCCCATTCTTGTCGTAAGTGCAAATTGAATATTTAAACATAATAATTAAATAGTATACAACTCAAAAATAACATGTGTCTAGTAAATAAGAATTTACTAATTGAGATATTTAATGAAAACTACCGTAATGTAATTATATCAGACATAGAAAGTGTGTGGGACATCCATAATTCAAATAATGCATTTATTTATGACGCATTTTCTTGATGAAATATTTTACTTTACAATAGAATAGTTTATATGACTTAATACAACTCGATTATAAAAGAAGTATTAGATTAATATGTCAAAGAGATACATAAAAAAAGAAATCGATGAAGCTCTAGAGTTAATATCGAATGATGCCCTTAAAGCTTTGAAGATATTTGATGATATATTAAAAATTGAACCTGAAAATATTAATGTGATTAATGGTAAAGGATTTGCATTAATCAAGTTAAACAAACTTGAAGAAGCTGAAAAATACTTTAATAAATCATTAGACATTGAAAAAAACTCCTCTGCATTAATTAATAAAGGCATAATAGCTAAAAATAAAAAAGAATACGATCAGTCCCTAATATATTATGATTTAGCTATTGAAATTGATCCCAATATGCAAAATATCGTAAATATCCTTAAAAATGAGATTTACGAATTGATGCCTAATAAATCATTAGCAAACATGACTAACTTTTCGGCTGAATCCAACAGTTATATTAAAAGAGGATTGCATTATAAAAATAACCACGAGATTTGGAAAGCTCTGGAATGTTTTAATCAAGCAATTATCGTTGATTCAACTTGTGAAAATTTCGTGAATGCATTAACTGACGAAATCGACACAATCATATTTAATGACTTCCTATTCAAGACCCCAATGTTTAAAGACTGTGAAGTCGACCATTTGAAAATACAAGCTTTAAAAGAATTATTGGTTAAAGAAAACATCAATAAAGCTTTGAAAATAATGAACCAAATCTTAAACATGAATAAAAATGATATAGATACTTTAAACTATAAAGGTTGCACATTATTCTTAATGGGCAAATATGACAATGCAATTGATTGCTTTGACAAATGCTTATCCTTAGATAATGACTATTATTATCCATTATTCAATAAAGGATTGGTTTTAAGAAGGAAAAACGAATTAATCAAGTCATTAACTTGTTTTACTGAACTTTTAAAATTTAACAAAGAACATGATAAAATAAAAGAATATCAGTTAGAAATCCTAAGTGTTCTTCAAAAAATGAAATGAATCAAATATCACTTTTCATATTCCTTTTTATATTGTCTAATCATGTTCATATCCCCATTGTCAACAATACTGACAATGCCATTTGAAATAATTCTATTAATATTATTAACCCTATCCTCTACAGGTAGAGTTTTCTTAGTTTCTAGCAAAATGCCGTCATAATTTGGAGGATGATTAAAATCTTTTTTAAATTGTTCCTTTATCTCGTCTCTCCAATTTTTAGTTATTAAATCTTCAAATATCAGAAGTATGTCCTCAGCAAAACTATTTCCTAACATTAGATAATACTTAAGTCTTTTTTTATCTCTTTTAGTATCAAATCTTTTAAGTAACATATTGAAAGACCCGTAATTTTGATATCCAAATGGTAAAAATCTTCCTTGAACAGTATGAGCACAATACTCATTCATAAGAGTATAAGATTTATTATTAGTAATGCAATAAATAGAAATTGCTTCAATTGCATTTGTTTTATCACTATTCCAGATATACATCAGGGATTGTGTAAATATTTCATTGAGAATATGATGACTTAATTCATGGATAATCGTGGAAATTTGATTTGATTCATCCAGCCTATCATCAACATGGATTATATTGAATGCATAACTACCTAATTCAGCCCCTTTGGTTTTATATTCAATGTCAGCATAGGACAGCGCCAATATACTAATTTTTTTAAAAATACTTATCTCAGATAAATTTATATCGTGTTCTTTTATTATCTTATTAAAATTAGTTGAACCGGCTTGTTTAATTCTGTTTAATATTTCCCCATATTCTTCAACAGTTAATTGATTATCTTTTAGCATATTAACTCTTTTTTTAGTGAATATATTTCCAAAATCGTTTAAATCTGAAAAGGTAGTGAATCCTTCTTTTTTATCCAAATCTATTAAAGTATCATTTTCTTCAATGGAATAATTTTCATTATTGAATGAATTTAAAATATTATCTATGTCGAATTTATTTTTGTTTATCGAAAGCATTTTATCATCACCATTAGAAAGAATTTCCTTTAAATTTTTCTTAAGAATTAATGCTTCTTCATTTTCACCATAATATTTTAAAGCCAAATTACAATAAATTAAAGCTTTATCATACTTTTTAGCTAAAAATAATAAATATGCTTTTCCACTCCATGCATAAGACTGTTTATCATTAATCTTTAAAGCTTTATTAAATGACATATATGCATTTTCAAACTCTTTTGCTTTTATCTGACATATTCCCAATAAAACTAGAACTCCATCATTATTTTTATCCTGTGAAAGAATAAGATTTAAATAGTCAATGGCCTCAGTATAATTTTTAGAGACAATATGTTTAATAGCAATTCTAAATAATTTTCTGTCCATTTATCCACCCTATAAAAAAATAAAGGAAATAATTAAGTTATCTTACTGCTTCAATTTTTAAAATACTTTGAAATTGAATTAGAGTATCCATTGGAATATTGAGTATAACCAAATAAAAAATGATTACTCCCAGCACCATTCCAGTCAAATATAATGTTATAAGACCAAAAGGCCTTTCATATGCTCCATTATGATAATAATCAAAAGCAACAATTAATTCCAATCCTCCAAGAATAGAAGCAATTAAAGAGTAATATAATGCATCAATCCCAAAAAAGGATATATCATAACTTATACAATAAATACTAAATATAAATAGTATTATAGCATATATACTGGATTGTATAGCCATATTCCTATTAAAATTATCATTGAAATTCATATTTTCACCTCATTCTCCTTGTATAAATTTAATATTATTTATCAAATAATCCACATTACGCACAGGCAGTGATAAATCAACATCCAAATAAGCCTTATTATCCGAACCAAAACTAGATGATACAATTAATTGATTTCCATAAGTAAAATAACCATCAACAACCGTATGACCAACAACCATACAGTTAGAGCCAATGATTTCAAGAAAACCCTCAACATCAGCTACTGAATAATCATTATCATAACGATTCCATAAGAAATCATGAAGAAGGTCATAATTATAATCATTGTCAAAAATCATGTTAAAATCATTCATAGAATGAATAAATCTAGAGGGCCCGGTATGAGATATAAACAACCCATTTTCTGTTTGGACAAAAAGAGGCATTGACTTGAAAAATTCAACATAATCAGTCAAATAAGGTTCAAGAGATCCCTTTTTCTTTTTTATCAAATCTTCAAATTCCTGAGTTTGATTATTAAATCCTTTAAATACCGGACTTCGAACAATATGACTCCATTCATGATTGCCTAAAAGGGGATGGAAATTGGGATATTTTTCGTATTTTTCAATAACATCATCAATTATTTCAATTGAACCATCATCTTCACAGGTAGCATGAATAAAATCACCTACAAAGACCAAATGATGATCTGGATTATTACAGTCCCACAGGTCAATATATTTTTCATAATCCTCTAAATCACCATGCAAATCAGTGACAACTAATAAACGACCCTTTGCAGGCAATTGAATAAATTTATCTTTTAACATAATATCATCAAAATGAAAAAAAATAAGAAGAAAAGCTCTTCTTAATAAAATCTTTAACAATAATCATTTTAAGTCCTATCCACTCCAGCAGACATGCCTCCAGGATTATTCGGATCAATAATTGCAAGATTCATAAGCTTCTGTCCGATATTAGCCATTGCCATTGCATCATCATTTTCTAAAGCTTCAGTAGCTTTTTGTTTTAAATCGTTGACCAAAGATTCATCTTCATCTTTATATTCAGCGAACATTACCAAATACAGTAATGCATTTTTAATATCTTCAAGAACCTGAGTTTCAGGTGTGCATCTAACTTGAAGGGCAATTAACGAATCTATTATTTGATTAACTTTAAGTGAATCTTCATTTTCAATAGCTTCATCTAATTGTCTTGAAAGGGTGTCAAATTCTTCCCTGTCCTCAAAAGATCCGTTTTCATTGACTAACTTTTCAACATTATCCCTTATATTCTTAACTTCTTCAAACTGATTTTTTTCATCAAAAAATTTATTAATATTGCTTAGAATTTCATTTAATTTATTGATAAGTTTATTTGCTTGATTAAGTGCACCGTCATCGTTTTCTGCACCATCCATGAAATCTTCAATATTTTCAATGATGTTTTCCTCATCAATTTGATTTAAATAGTCTTTTATTTCATCGGTTGCATCATTTGCACTGCATTTTGATTTTACTTCTTCATAATTACTTTTTGCTTTGATGAATTTATTATTTACCTCATTAAAATTGAGAATTTCAAGATTCGGGTCAATTTTAAATGGAAATTTCTGACCTATATCTAAAACATTTACATCAAATTTCATTACACGTGATTCGTCAATATCAACAGTGACTGTAATTTCACTACCTTTTACCATGGTTTTTTCAACATCAACACCGGAAATTATTAATTCTCCGACTTTTTGATTATTGGATGCAATTTTAGCAGTGCCATTATACAAAGGCATTGAAATAAAACTTGTTTCATCACCTTTTGTAACCTCAGATGTTGTTTTGAATGGTTCCATATTATGATATGGTAAAGGTGAACCTTCCTTAGCTAAAACAAATAATGTATCATCATATAATCCCAATCCTAATGTGTGCGGTAAAATAATAGTTGGCTCAAAACCGGCAGTATATTCAATTGCATTAGCCGAATTTTCATCAAGTTCAACTAAAATTCCATTTGGATCATATAAATTAATTGAATATTTATTTGATTCATCTTCAGGCATTAACTCAAATTCAAAAAAGCCATCATCCTCAACAGAAATCTTTCCTGTGCTTCTTTTTGTTTTAATATTTATTGCTTCAATAGTAAAACCTTCAAAGTCATCAACTTGATCGGATAAAACTTCACCTGAAACAAAAAATTCCTCATCGATTGGACCGGTAGCATCATAATCTAGCTTTAATGCAAAACTGCCTGATGAAAGTTCCACATAAGGATCAGGTATGGTTCCTGCAAATAATGCTGATCCCTTAGCAACAACAGTTGTTGGGTCAATATCATATTTTAAAGGTATATCAAATGATTTTTCTAAATTTTCACGTATAACCGGACTAAGAGTTGAACCCCCAACAAGAATAATGTAATCAATATCATCGACATTTAATTTAGCTTTTTTTAATGCATCATTACAATGGTTAATTGTTCTTTTAATATAGGATTCCATAACTCCTTCAAGCTCATCCTTAGTTAGATTATATTTAAAATCGTAAATTTCATTTTCATGAACTAATAAGCTATCAACAAATATTCTTGATTTATCCAATCTTGATAAATCTTTTTTAGCTTCTTCTGCAGCACCTTTAAGTTTTGCAAATGCCTTTCTGTATTTTTCCTCATTCTTTTTATTGAAATCCATTAGACCCAAATCGGCACTGATTTTTTTGGCGAAAATTTTGAATACAATGTCCCAATCTATTAGATTTCCGCCAAGATGCTCATCTCCCGAATGGGCTAAATTTTCAAATTCATCATCTTCCAATTTCACAATAGAAACATCGAAAGTGCCGCCGCCTAAATCATAAATTAACCAAGTTCCATCTTCATTTGATAAGTTATAATAGGCATAAGCTGCTGCAACAGGTTCCATTACATTCCAAGTATTTTTAAAGCCAGCAAGTTCTGCAGCTTTTTTAGTAGCTTCATTTTGTATAGGTCCAAAATCTGCAGGAACTGTAATTACTACAGAATGAACTTTTAAATCCAATTGTTTATAAACAGAATTTTTTAAGTCCTTTAAGACTTCAGCAGATAATTCTTCAGGCAATAATGTTTTATCTGAATCTTTAAAATGGAATCCTTTGTTCATCCCCATGTTAAGTTTAAATTCAGCGGTTGCATTATCTGGATCAAGTAAAACCTGTCTTTTTGCCGAATCCCCAACAAGAACATTGCCTTCCTCATCCATAGCAACAGCAGAAGGCGTGAAATTTCTGTTACTAATTAAATTCGGAACAATAGGAGTGTCATTACCTTCACAATGGGCAATGATTGAAGTTGTTGTTCCCAAATCAATACCGAAATCAACCGTTTTTGTTCTCAATTCATCAGAGTTGTTTGACATGTTATTCACCATTATTATATTATTATTTAGTCCCTGCTTTTGTAACAACGACTTGTGCTTTTAAAATTTTGTTACCTTTAAAATAAATTTCCGGTTTTTTAGTTTCCGTAATTGTAGGTTCTTTTAAATTAGGATCAGGATTTTCAAAAGAAATTAAATCAATATCCATATTCACGTCATATTTTTGACCGATAGGATCTTTCACTTCAAAACCCCACTTTGACAGTTTTGACATTAAAAGATTATAGTATTCCACAGTAGAGTTAATAGGGCGAATCGAATCATTAATTATCTTTTGACACATTTGAACTTCACTTAAATCCTTGCCGAGTTTTGCAGCATCAGCTTTTGGATTTTCCATGATTTTCAATAATTCTTGTTCTTGATTTGACAATAAATTACATACAACACCTAATTGATTGTTTTCTTGATAATCAGTTACAATCCCTCCGATTTTCCAAATATTTATTATCATTTCAACCAATATTCTATTCATCTTAGAGGAAATGGCGGGATTTTTGGAATCTAAAACCTGAATGTCTTTGACAAGTTTTGCAACTACCTTTTCTATTTCCTGCATAC
This portion of the Methanobrevibacter sp. V74 genome encodes:
- a CDS encoding tetratricopeptide repeat protein; protein product: MSKRYIKKEIDEALELISNDALKALKIFDDILKIEPENINVINGKGFALIKLNKLEEAEKYFNKSLDIEKNSSALINKGIIAKNKKEYDQSLIYYDLAIEIDPNMQNIVNILKNEIYELMPNKSLANMTNFSAESNSYIKRGLHYKNNHEIWKALECFNQAIIVDSTCENFVNALTDEIDTIIFNDFLFKTPMFKDCEVDHLKIQALKELLVKENINKALKIMNQILNMNKNDIDTLNYKGCTLFLMGKYDNAIDCFDKCLSLDNDYYYPLFNKGLVLRRKNELIKSLTCFTELLKFNKEHDKIKEYQLEILSVLQKMK
- a CDS encoding tetratricopeptide repeat protein, with the protein product MDRKLFRIAIKHIVSKNYTEAIDYLNLILSQDKNNDGVLVLLGICQIKAKEFENAYMSFNKALKINDKQSYAWSGKAYLLFLAKKYDKALIYCNLALKYYGENEEALILKKNLKEILSNGDDKMLSINKNKFDIDNILNSFNNENYSIEENDTLIDLDKKEGFTTFSDLNDFGNIFTKKRVNMLKDNQLTVEEYGEILNRIKQAGSTNFNKIIKEHDINLSEISIFKKISILALSYADIEYKTKGAELGSYAFNIIHVDDRLDESNQISTIIHELSHHILNEIFTQSLMYIWNSDKTNAIEAISIYCITNNKSYTLMNEYCAHTVQGRFLPFGYQNYGSFNMLLKRFDTKRDKKRLKYYLMLGNSFAEDILLIFEDLITKNWRDEIKEQFKKDFNHPPNYDGILLETKKTLPVEDRVNNINRIISNGIVSIVDNGDMNMIRQYKKEYEK
- a CDS encoding metallophosphoesterase, which encodes MLKDKFIQLPAKGRLLVVTDLHGDLEDYEKYIDLWDCNNPDHHLVFVGDFIHATCEDDGSIEIIDDVIEKYEKYPNFHPLLGNHEWSHIVRSPVFKGFNNQTQEFEDLIKKKKGSLEPYLTDYVEFFKSMPLFVQTENGLFISHTGPSRFIHSMNDFNMIFDNDYNYDLLHDFLWNRYDNDYSVADVEGFLEIIGSNCMVVGHTVVDGYFTYGNQLIVSSSFGSDNKAYLDVDLSLPVRNVDYLINNIKFIQGE
- a CDS encoding Hsp70 family protein: MSNNSDELRTKTVDFGIDLGTTTSIIAHCEGNDTPIVPNLISNRNFTPSAVAMDEEGNVLVGDSAKRQVLLDPDNATAEFKLNMGMNKGFHFKDSDKTLLPEELSAEVLKDLKNSVYKQLDLKVHSVVITVPADFGPIQNEATKKAAELAGFKNTWNVMEPVAAAYAYYNLSNEDGTWLIYDLGGGTFDVSIVKLEDDEFENLAHSGDEHLGGNLIDWDIVFKIFAKKISADLGLMDFNKKNEEKYRKAFAKLKGAAEEAKKDLSRLDKSRIFVDSLLVHENEIYDFKYNLTKDELEGVMESYIKRTINHCNDALKKAKLNVDDIDYIILVGGSTLSPVIRENLEKSFDIPLKYDIDPTTVVAKGSALFAGTIPDPYVELSSGSFALKLDYDATGPIDEEFFVSGEVLSDQVDDFEGFTIEAINIKTKRSTGKISVEDDGFFEFELMPEDESNKYSINLYDPNGILVELDENSANAIEYTAGFEPTIILPHTLGLGLYDDTLFVLAKEGSPLPYHNMEPFKTTSEVTKGDETSFISMPLYNGTAKIASNNQKVGELIISGVDVEKTMVKGSEITVTVDIDESRVMKFDVNVLDIGQKFPFKIDPNLEILNFNEVNNKFIKAKSNYEEVKSKCSANDATDEIKDYLNQIDEENIIENIEDFMDGAENDDGALNQANKLINKLNEILSNINKFFDEKNQFEEVKNIRDNVEKLVNENGSFEDREEFDTLSRQLDEAIENEDSLKVNQIIDSLIALQVRCTPETQVLEDIKNALLYLVMFAEYKDEDESLVNDLKQKATEALENDDAMAMANIGQKLMNLAIIDPNNPGGMSAGVDRT